In the genome of Phacochoerus africanus isolate WHEZ1 chromosome 5, ROS_Pafr_v1, whole genome shotgun sequence, the window ATGGGCCGCTGGTCCGCAGTGGCTCTGGCAGGACGGTGCCGTGGGCTCTTCCTTCCAGGCACGCACTGCCCAGAAAGCAGAGCCACGTCCTCATGAGGGACAGAGGCGGGTGGGCCCTCATGGGAGCTTTATGCCAGGACCCAACACGTGGCACCACGGGCCCCTGGGACCCCAATTCTCTGCATCGGCCgccctggcctccacccaggGTGGAGCGTGCCCCAAGCTGGGATGGCCAAAGATGGCTGCGGGCATGGGCTCCCATTCCCCAGGGGGGCAGGACCTGTAACCGGCCCCCTGGCAAggctcctgccccagcccagctcacCCCGAGTGACCTTGCCCCAGTGTCCCCCGGCGTTGGCCCCTCTGAGGCCGCACTGGGCAGGCGGTGGGCTCGTGGGACCCTCTGGCTCCGTGCTCACGCCCCCCATGACCCCTGTTCCCCGggagccccagcctggcccagcaaGGGCACTCCCCGCGCCCCTGCCAGCCCCCGCCTCTGCCCGCAGCCCACGCCCAGCTGCGCTTACCTCGGCTGGAGACGTTCATGCAGAAGTACATGCCATAGATGAGGTACACGTACAGGGTGCCCGGCCTCATGAACATGCCGCGGTTGCGAGGCGTCCGCCGGCCCCCCCTCGAGTGGGCGGCCTGGTCCTCCGGCCCCAGGTACGCCTCCGTCTCCACGATGCGCCCACGGAGCTCGGTGCCGTCCCCCAAGCGTCGCACCAAGACCTGCGCAGGGCGGGAAGGAACGGCCCGCTCCATGCTGTCCACAGCCTGGCTCACCCCCCAGGTCCCCCACACTGTCCCCTCGGCCCTGCTGGACGGCAGGCCCTGCTCACCGAATGTCTGGTCCGCAGGGTGCGGCCTTCCCGGGCTTCGTCACCCGGCCTGACTGCAGAGGACACGGCCTGTGGCACCCCGCCCGGCCCCTGGCCCCGGCAGAGGGAGCTCCATGAGGGGTGGGTCGGGGGcacctgggaggggagaggggccagcccagcacagggcagAGCTTAGTGGCCAGGGGCTGTCTCCGGAGGGCTGGGCGCCCGGGCCAGCAGAGCTGGGGAGCCGGGCAGGGCCTGCGGAGAGCCCCTGCGCCAGGAGTTGAGGCCTCCACACCCGGAGCCCCTCTGCCCCCCTTCGCCATGCAGCCCCCCAGCACGGGGGTGGGGTGCAGGCCGGGTGGAGGAAGACCCAGAAGGCTCGTGGGCATCCACAcgctgggctgggccaggccacCTCAGAGCCCTGGTCAGAGGGGCCGCTCCTCCCCACGTCCCTGCGCCTCCCAGGCCCTGTCCTCGCCATCTCGCTTCCTGTCCTGAATGTCACCGAGGTCCTTTCCGGAGGGCGGGTGTTCtggttgcccccccccccagatgtCCCCTTGCTGGTGGCGGGCCCAGAGAGGGAGCACCTTCTCAGACCAGAGGGGACACCAGAGTGGCCTGGTTGTTGCTGACTGCTGTCTGCAATGATCTGCTTGAGGACGAGGGCATGACTCAAGCCCAGTCAAGGGGGCTGCGAGGACATTCCCTGGGGGCCCTAAGAAAGCCCCCTCCAAACAAAGGGGCACGCGGGGTGAGACGCTGCCTTCTCTGCCGGGCACTGCCCTGTCCACCCCTGGTTGCTCAAGCAGGTGTGGGGAGCCTAAGGGGGGGCACACAGAGGCCCTTGGGCTGGTGACCTGGTGCAGTCCCCGCCTACCACCTTAGGTGCTAACTGTACAAGATGAAAAAGCGGCAAGACAAGAAAGGCTGGAGGAACAGCTAAACTGTAACACCGTCGCTTGTATCTGCCCTGTTTCTTACTCCATCGTGAACCGCCCTGTGCTAAAAGCAGAATGTGCGAAAAAGAGAAACCACCACTTTTCCTTTAACAAGCTGCTCCCGAAGCTGCGGGAAGCCTGGGTTCTCTGCCCAGTGCTCCCCGCCACTCTGCTGGCCGATAACCCTGCCTGGGATCTCACTGCTCCCGTCTCTACCTCCTCCTTCCCTTGCTGTTTCTAACCTGCCACGAGCCGTTTCAGGTGAGCCCCTGAACCCTCCTTAAGGCGCTGAAGAAGGACCTCCCGGGCTTGCAGCTGAGAGCATCCTTCTGGGAACACACTCTGGTCCCTTCTTGACTACGTCACACCTTAGGATCTGTTCCTGGCACCAATTTCCCATTAGCCACAGAAACCGACTCTCCTTGGTCCTTTGGACCTAAAGGTCACAGAGGAGgagctcccatggtggcacagcagaaatgaatctgactagtatgcatgcatgaggatgcaggttcgatccctggcctcgctcagtgggttaaggatccagcgttgccgtgagctgtggcctaagtcacagatgcggctcagatctggtgttgcagtggctgtggtgtaggccagtggctgcagctccggtttgacccctcgcctaggaacttccctatgctgcgggtacagccctcaaaagacaacaaaagagagaaaaaaaagaacagaagagaggtgcctgggaacctccagaagaCCAGGAAGCCAGGGCTAGCCAGATGGTGCTCCGAGGGATGTGGCCACAGTGCTGCTGCTAGGGCACCTTCATAGTACACATTGTGTGGTGACAGGCTCCACCCCCACGGGCCCCGGGCAATCCTGCTCCCTGCTCCATGCTGGGGAGCCAGCCCTAGCACTGCCAGCTGCTATGGGGAGGAGGCGGTCTTGACCGTCCTGATGCTGGGCAGCTCCAGTAGGGGCCCTGTGTCGGGGCACAAGGCGGGCAAAAGCAGCCCCTCACAGTCAGACTGTGGTCCCCATGAGACGCCTGCCCTGCAGGCAGCCCCAGGCAGGCCAGGGCCAAGCTCCCGTGCCAGGTGGAACAGAGCAGGCAGGCACCTCTAGCAATGAGCATTCTTTCCAGTGGGTCCTGGACCCAGGCCCTCCCCAGGTGACTGAGCTGAGGCTCTGCAGGGACAAGTGCGGCCAGAGTGGCCGACTGCACAAGGATAGGTGGGTCCCGCTCAGGGACGTGAGCCCAGCAgtgccagggctggggcccaCAGACGCCGCCCGGTGACGACCGCTTCGGCAGAAGGCACACTGCTACATTTACGTTACCTGTCCCAGAAATGCCCGGGCCAGGGGGACTGCGGGCTGGTCAAAAAACTCGGATCCCAGGCGAGCAGGGTGGCCCTTTAGGCTTGAGAAATAGATGCTGCGCTGGGGGCCTGGGGTCGTGGGCGGCGCCATTCGGGGCTCCATGGAGGAAGATATTTGGGCCCCATCGGGTGGGGCCTGATGCCGCTTTGCCGTCAACAGTCGCTGCTTTTTCTGCCCCATCCTTCGGGAAAGCTGTTGTGGGGAAGGACAGACAGACGGTTATGCAATGACCTCCGGAGCTCAAGGACGCAAGTGCCTGGCTGCCCCCTCAGCTGGGAAGGGGCCCTCCCCAAACTTCGCGGCCCTTGCTAGGACCCAGGGGCACTTGGGAAATGACTGCATGTGAAGGCAGGCTGGTTGTGGCAGTGACAAGGTGGCCCCTCTTCTCCATGTGTCACTCACAAGCAGGAGTGACGCGGCCCAGTTGGCAAACGGCTGCAGGGACTGAGGAGGAGACAGTGGCACCCAAGCCTGGGACGGGAGGGTTGGTACCCTCTGATCGCCACCCACATGTGGTCCCTATGGGAACTTCGGAACCCTGCCCTTTGCACCTGACACCCGCCAGGACTCGTCAAACAGCCGTGACCTCGGTGGGGCTGGGTTCAGAAACAGGCTGCGGGTCTTGAGTCATCCACACCCCTCCCCCGTGTTAGCAGGGCTCCCACTGTGCCAGACCCTCCTAGAACGGCCCAGGACTGACATGCACGTGAGCACCAGGCAGACTGTCTACTTGACCCCAGCCCATGTGCCCAGGGCATGACCCCCAGTGACGCCCCAACTGTCCTCTGCCTCATGACCCAGCTGTCAGTCTAAAGACAGTGAGGTCCGAGGAACGCCTAGGTCTGCAGACACCAACACCCCATCTGCTTCCCACCTGCTGCCACAGGGCCCGGGAACCTGACCACACACCCCAGCCACGCTGGGACCAGCTGCTCTCGGATGACAAGAGCAGGTGAGCACTGGGGCCTGCAAACACCCTCCCCGAGGGCTGAATCTAGCGCATCCCTAGCAGCTGACTGTCCTTTAggttttgtggccacacccacagcatgtggaagtttccgggccaggggggGCATCTGAGCTGAAGTTGCCGCAATGCaacacaacgccggatcctttaacccactacaccggGCTGGGATCGAACTGGCGCTGCCACAgggacaagctggatcattaacccactgcaccacagtgggaacttgagACCCATTATTAGTAGTAGGAgtagtattttgtctttttacagccgcacctgcagcgcatggaggttcccaggagaggggtcaaattggagctgaagctgcccacctacaccacagctcacagcaatgccggatcgttaacccgctgagggaggccggggatcaaacttgcgtcctcatggatgctagttgggttcataaactgctgagccatgacaggaactccctgattatttttaatataagtacTGAGAGCCTTTGTTGCCCAGAGCCCGCCAGGCTGCTAAGAATGGAGAATGCCGTGACCATGTTTGCTGCCCAGCCCATCTGCCAATACCCACCATGGGCTCAGACTACAGGACGTTGTGGCCCCTGCTTCTACCCCAGGTTTGGCCCCGGCCTGTGTCGAGGCACTGGGCTTGCTCTGGATCTCTACCCTGACCCACCCTGGGCGGTGGGGGACTCACAGCGCTGCCCAGGgtctgaggttcagagaggcctCTGCGCCCCACTGCACACCGAGGATTTGAACCTGCCTCAGAGCAAGCAGTGGGGTGACCCTGCCATTGCACCAAGAGCGATAGCTGCCCCAGAAAGGGACCTAAGGTCTCTGTGCATGTGTTTCACCTGCAGGAGAACCAACGTCCTGCTGCACAAGATGGTTCTGAGAAGGAGAAGCCAGGTAAGCGCCTGGCCGGGTACAGCCAGCACTCACTGAATGATGCCAAGACTCACCTTCCCACCCGGGATGCCTCTGGGCAGAACCTGGGGACAAAGGTCTCCTGCCCGGCTGGGCCCAGCCAGTGAAGGGCAGCAAACAGCCATCTAGGTGGGGGTGTCAAAGGGACCCGCCAGGACTCCATCAAACCTGAGCAAGTGGGGGTTCGTAGAAGCGGACAGCATGCATCCGCCCGAGAAGGGCAGTGAAGTGAGGAGTGGGGAAGTGGCTCCTCGGGCCAACGCCGCGTCATTTCTGTGGCGGGCGGGCTGAGGCACCTGAGCCTCCGAGTGTCCGGCAATTAAACCAGGAAACCGGTGCCGGGCTCTCTTCCCAAATCGCAGGGGCGACCTGGCGCCTGGCCTCGACTTTGCTTCTGGCCAACAGAATAGTTGAGCCGGCGCGACCCCCGCCGGCAGGCGCCCGTCTGGGAACTGCAGGCCCCGAGGGGCGGCCGGCGCGCACGTTACCGGTCCCTCGCCGGCCCCGGGCTCACAGCGCGTGGGGGTGCTACCCCGGGGGACAGTCGCGCCCGGACCCTGGCCCTTGGCCGGGCGCCGAGGGAGGAGCGCGTGCCCTGGGCGCGCACTCACCTGGTCCAGCGGCGCGCGGGAACCCGGAGACCCCATCGCGGCTCTCGGCGCGCAGCCCACCCTGGAGCCGACCCGGAAGCGCCGGGCAGCCGGGCAGCCGGGGGGTGGAGCCGGCGCCTGCGCGGAGGGGCGGGAGCCGGGGCGGGGCCGAGCGGGTTCCTGGCGCCCCGCCTCCCgccggggggaggggcgggccctTGCGGGCGGGGTGCCGAGGGGAGCCGGCAGCTGGGGTCGAGGCgagccccccgccccgcgccccgcgccccgcgccccgccAGTGACGCGGCCCCGCCCCACTTGCTCCCCGGACGCCCCCAGCTGGCCCTCAGACCGAGAGCCCCGGTCCGTCGTGAACCGTAATTGGGCCCTAGAGGGGCCCCCGCTGGAGGGGTAATGGTTTGGGACGGCCCCGACTGTTCGGAGACGCGCGCGTGGAGTGCACGTGGGGAAGTGGCACCCCCGCCCTGGCCCTTGGACCAGCCTTCCTGGACCGCTGCGCGCCTGGGGGGCATTTGGGTGGCGAGGACACGTTGGAGTGGACCAGAGAGACTTTGTCCAGGAAGTGGACATCTGGAGGCATGCCCCTCCGCCCCGGCCTGGTCATCACTTACTGGTTGATTCCAGGACGCCTGTCTCTGCCGTGGGGCCCCCACCAGTCCCCTACGAAGGATGCTGAGAGGAGTCAGCATCCTGCTGGAGTGAAGCCAGCCTCCGGAAGAGGCTGAGGCCAGCACCAGGACTGTGGGGACCCGTGAGCACCCCTCTTGCAGGGCAGTGGCAGGAGACAGTATGAGGTATGCCACTGTCCTTTGGGGCAGTACAGGGAACACCCCTCTCCTGAGTGGAAAACCCTTAAGGAGCATGTCCCCATGCTATCTTTGACTTGTGTCACCTTGGCCCTTTGAGGGGGACCCGTGGGGCCATAGAGAGCAGCTGGATAAAGATGGTGTCAGGTGAGATGCTGGATGGGCCACGTGACTGTGACCCCACCAGACTGAGGCCCCCACGTGAGGGTGGCCCCCGGTCTTGGGGCACCGTCTTGGGGCACGTCCAGCTGGGAAAACCCTGATCCCCagtgctcctcccctccccctcgtcctcttcttcctcttatcAGCCCTGGGACCCATtccagcccaggcccaggcccagctgtactcccccttcccccagggccCCAACCAGGACTTCCTGTGGCGGGAGGGGCAGCAGCCTTTCAGCCGCCTGCTGGAAGCCACCCAGCTGTTTGTGGCACTTTGTGCCGCTTCCTTCCGGGGGAGGGCACTGTGTCATAAATACCCCTTGGGAGGCAGCCTGGATGTCATTCCcacccctttctttcctccttaccCCCTGCAGCCATTCCGCCCAAACAATGAGtcccctttcctgccttcctgtgctcattcccccccttccccctctcctgcctgccccccggagggaaactgaggctaatCTGGCCCAGTCCCCCTGGTgggggccgggccgggctggGCCCGGGTGGAGGGATGCTGTTTTGCATTCACTTGCATTTTGATTTCACGAAGGGTGCACGCTCCTTGCAGAAATTTCAGGGAGTCCACACATTCCTGGAGGGGTGTCTTGTCCCCAACTGGAAATGAGGAAAGAGACTCAGAGGGCAGGCCTGGCctccgggaggaggaggaggaggaggcagggctggaacCAGCAACCCACTTCTCCAGATGTTCCACCCTGAGTGCAGAGGCTTGCACAACCTCTGTGTGTGTCCCCCTGCGCCCCCCCGCCCTGTTTGTGGTTTGAGGCTCCACCGCAGGCCGGAAGTGGTGGGTTgagcattcccactgtggcctgAGGAGCTGGCTGGGGGTGAGAAGGTGGTGCAGGGCcggaggagggaggggcctggggcctTCTCGCTCCTGCTGCTGGGCTTCGAGAGGCACGTTGGAGGATGGCGATGGAAGATGAAGGCGGGGACCCCCTCGATGCTGTGAAAAGGGTCCCTGCTGGCGTGAGCTGCTCTGGGCCCTGGCAGGCCAGTCCACAGCCTGAGGAGGTGCCAGCAGCCCCTGGAGTCTCGAGAGAAAGGACAGAGGCTCCCCCAGCCACAGAGGCCAGCAGCCTGTTGAGCGTTCTCTCCATGTAGGCCGGCTAAGACCGTGGAAGGGGCAACACCCTATGGTGACTTGTCAGTGGGGAACCTTCTGGCATCTCCCCGCTTCATGCCGTCTGCAGTCGACAGGCCCATGGGGCTCCAGGGCTCCTTGGGCAAAGAGGGCAgtgggagggtgtgtgtgggCTGCGTCTTCCCCTCCTGGGGCTGTGCTACCAGGGCTCTGGGCCCCGAGCCCAGGCACTTAAGGGACCCCTTGCCTTGGCCTGAGACATGGGGAGGGGCAGCTGCCTCAGAAATAGCCAGTGACTTCAGGCTCCTGGCTGGTCTGGCCCACTTTTGCCGCTTCCCCAAATAGCCAGGGGCTGGTTCTGGGCCCATCCAGACCCCCACAGCTCAGACTGGCCTGCTGAGCTGAGTCCAGGGTGGCTGGCGGGCGGGGATTCTGCTTCGTGGTCAGGACTCCAACCCCCTCAGGTCCTAGAGTGAAGTCCACAGTCACAGGATGGTCCAGACACCTGCCCATCCCCAGCTGCCTGCACACACACTCGGCAATTGCTgccagcttcttttttttcttttgttttgtccacgcccatggcctgtggaagtgcccgggccaaggattgaacctgggccacagcaatgacgaggccgcatccttaacctgctgaaccaccagggaattccatttgCTGTGATTTCTATTTCTCCAGGgcctgggaagatgaaaaagagagactggggagttccttttgtggctcagtggttaacgaacccaactaggatccatgaggatggggttcattcgatccccggtctcgctcagtgggttggggatcaggtgtttccacgagctgtggtgtaggtcgcagacgcggctcagatcccgcagtgctgtggctgtggtgtaggctggcagctgtagctccgattcgacccctaacctgagaatttGGACCTGCCACGGGTTCGGCCATaataaaaagcggaaaaaaaaaaaaaaaaaaaaaggactagaaCTGGGTTCCCACGTCAGGGGCTCCTCCAATCTGGCAGTGGGCCAGATGCGAAgcagagcgtgtgtgtgtgtgtgtgtgtgtgtgtgtgtgtgtgtgtgtgcacgtggcTGTGTCCGGGCCTGAGTACGCACCTTCTAATGCCAGGGTCCTCGCTCAGGAGCTCTGGTGGGCCAAGAAGCTGGGGATTCCTGGATTTGCTGGCCAAAGTGTACTGGGGAGCAGCACCTGTGAGGGGCCCGGGTTTGCAGCAGAGGCTGCCGGGATCCGCCTGGAGCTCGGGAGCTGGGACGGACATTTGCAGGTAACCCTGGATGCCCAGGCCACCCtctctggggagggagcaggatctGAGGCGAGGCAGTTCTTCAACTCCCTGAAGGCCACTCCTGGTGGccgagggtgggagggggagggtgggagtgggcgCCGTCTCTGCCCTGAGCCAGCTGTGGCCAGTGCTCCTGGCAGCTGGGGATGAGTGACTGGGTCGTGGAGGGTCTGGGTGATGCCCTGCAGCACCcactgtgggggcgggggggagaccTGCCAGCACTGGATGCCCAGCCACGGCAAGCTCTGGAGGTGAGCCCGGGCCCTTGACCCCCGTCCGGTTGGCCAGGTACATGGGGCATGCTTAGTCCTGGCAGGTGTGGGGGAC includes:
- the MPG gene encoding DNA-3-methyladenine glycosylase yields the protein MGSPGSRAPLDQLSRRMGQKKQRLLTAKRHQAPPDGAQISSSMEPRMAPPTTPGPQRSIYFSSLKGHPARLGSEFFDQPAVPLARAFLGQVLVRRLGDGTELRGRIVETEAYLGPEDQAAHSRGGRRTPRNRGMFMRPGTLYVYLIYGMYFCMNVSSRGDGACVLLRALEPLGGLEAMRQLRHTVRKGAASRALKDRELCSGPSKLCQALAIDKSFDQRDLATDEAVWLERGPSGSGEPAVVAAARVGIGHTGEWAQKPLRFYIQGSPWVSVVDRAAERDAQAGHRPAYEDF